From Camelina sativa cultivar DH55 chromosome 7, Cs, whole genome shotgun sequence, one genomic window encodes:
- the LOC104701751 gene encoding leucine-rich repeat extensin-like protein 3: MPEKTHRIKALVATILTAMAFLTFPMIINASDSSTNRKLEEDQIKCTPCLQNVPPPSPPPPSPPPPSPACPPPPRPPSPPKKSYCPPPPSTYIYMTGPPGELYPVDQQFGAAAGKSFTVMKISGLIAFGVMSFLMRMNK; this comes from the coding sequence ATGCCGGAGAAAACTCACCGTATAAAGGCTCTCGTGGCCACTATCCTCACCGCGATGGCGTTTCTCACGTTTCCTATGATCATAAACGCCTCAGATTCTTCAACCAATAGAAAACTCGAAGAGGATCAAATAAAGTGTACACCTTGTCTCCAAAACGTTCCTCCTCCCTCACCTCCACCACCATCACCTCCACCGCCGTCCCCGGCTTGTCCTCCTCCGCCACGTCCACCTTCGCCGCCGAAGAAGTCTTACTGCCCGCCACCTCCGTCTACCTACATATACATGACGGGTCCACCCGGTGAGTTGTATCCCGTTGATCAGCAGTTTGGAGCGGCTGCTGGTAAAAGCTTCACGGTGATGAAGATCTCGGGACTGATCGCATTTGGAGTTATGAGTTTCTTGATGAGGATGAACAAATAA
- the LOC104701752 gene encoding uncharacterized protein LOC104701752 codes for MEGGIKQTSSYYEILGVAVDSSAEQIRRAYHKLAMKWHPDRWTNDPYGAGEAKRRFQQIQEAYSVLSDQRKRSLYDAGLYDSGEDEGYFDFVQEMVSLMAQTRREEKQYSLEELQTMVDDMVHEFQSEPLFQNQSVERNFDLNQPVDWHSQMSLPVSSFDFYPQSSY; via the exons ATGGAAGGTGGCATTAAGCAAACGTCGTCGTATTACGAGATTCTTGGCGTTGCCGTTGATTCTTCGGCGGAGCAGATACGGCGGGCGTATCACAAGCTTGCTATGAAATGGCATCCTGATCGGTGGACGAATGATCCTTATGGAGCTGGTGAAGCTAAACGAAGGTTCCAGCAGATTCAAGAAGCTTATTCAG TGTTGTCGGATCAGAGGAAACGAAGTCTTTATGATGCTGGACTCTATGATTCTGGAGAAGATGAG GGATACTTTGATTTTGTTCAAGAGATGGTTTCACTCATGGCTCAAACTAGAAGAGAG GAAAAGCAATACAGCTTGGAAGAGCTACAGACGATGGTCGATGACATGGTCCATGAGTTCCAATCAGAACCATTGTTCCAGAACCAATCAGTTGAAAGGAATTTCGACCTAAACCAACCGGTTGATTGGCATTCACAGATGTCTCTACCGGTTTCAAGCTTTGACTTCTATCCGCAGAGCAGCTACTAA